The following proteins come from a genomic window of Coffea arabica cultivar ET-39 chromosome 11c, Coffea Arabica ET-39 HiFi, whole genome shotgun sequence:
- the LOC140016529 gene encoding B3 domain-containing protein At5g26805-like, which translates to MVKHIFYHFLETKEKEEENRRCDLQLGHPRSEFVERNNRSPQLLYLFPWEIKKVISTHDLQHQIGLELNAKQVKEHLLIHWDGETKGRVINGERIPIQMLDLDTRTEYQVFFTKWPNHDMYLILGSWFMEFVANRNVTSGMTIGLYWDKKSKTLRVSVLDKFI; encoded by the coding sequence atggtGAAACATATCTTTTACCATTTTCTagaaacaaaagagaaagaggaagaaaatagaAGATGTGATCTTCAACTGGGCCATCCTCGCTCAGAATTTGTGGAGAGAAACAATCGTTCTCCACAACTCTTGTACCTGTTCCCATGGGAAATCAAGAAAGTAATCTCCACCCATGACCTGCAGCATCAAATTGGTCTGGAATTAAATGCAAAACAAGTGAAAGAGCACCTACTCATCCACTGGGACGGTGAAACCAAAGGCCGTGTGATCAATGGAGAAAGAATTCCCATCCAAATGCTTGATTTGGACACTAGAACTGAGTATCAAGTGTTCTTCACAAAATGGCCAAATCATGACATGTATTTGATCCTAGGAAGCTGGTTTATGGAGTttgtggccaacagaaatgtgaCTTCAGGAATGACCATTGGACTATATTGGGATAAGAAATCCAAAACCCTTCGTGTATCAGTTTTGGACAAGTTCATTTGA